One window of Candidatus Methylomirabilota bacterium genomic DNA carries:
- a CDS encoding fumarate reductase/succinate dehydrogenase flavoprotein subunit, with protein sequence MAREPYEIREHDVLIIGAGGAGLRAAIEARSLGVSVGLISKSLLGKAHTVMAEGGIAAALGNVYSEDNWQVHFRDTMRGGKMLNNWRMAQLHAQEAPARVLELERWGAVFDRTRDGLILQRDFGGHRYARLAHVGDRTGLEMLRTLQQHAVTQGIEVYMECTVTRLLKDGNRVSGAFGYRRSTGQFVVFKAKAVILATGGVGKLWKFTSNSWECTGNGIMLALEAGAELIDMESYQFHPTGMVWPPSVRGTLVTEGVRGDGGTLRNNKGERFMFRYIPEFFRAETADNEAEADGWYADKKNNRRTPDLLPRDEVARAINAEVKAGRGSPHGGVFLDIASRRPADYIMRRLPSMYHQFKELAGVDITKEPMEVGPTAHYMNGGIRVDADTTATAVPGLYAAGEVAGGLHGGNRLGGNALSDLLVFGRRAGQHAALYAKGLSDAPTVETSRLDEYARDALRPFESTGAGNPHAFQAELQETMQSLVGIIRTETELQEALVRLGAYRQRLPQVRVEGGRTYNPGWHTALDLNALLTVAECVTRSALERKESRGGHAREDYPSTDRRFGSVNVVVRKRDGAISTTLEPIREMPEDLKQLIEEKR encoded by the coding sequence ATGGCGCGGGAGCCGTACGAGATCCGCGAGCACGATGTGCTGATCATCGGCGCCGGCGGCGCCGGCCTGCGGGCGGCCATCGAAGCCAGATCTCTGGGCGTATCCGTAGGTCTCATCAGTAAGTCGCTCCTGGGCAAGGCCCATACGGTCATGGCCGAGGGCGGAATTGCTGCGGCCCTCGGCAACGTCTATTCGGAGGACAACTGGCAGGTACACTTCCGCGACACGATGCGAGGCGGCAAGATGTTGAACAACTGGCGGATGGCCCAACTGCACGCGCAGGAGGCGCCGGCGCGCGTCCTGGAACTGGAACGGTGGGGCGCGGTATTCGACCGGACCAGGGATGGGCTCATACTGCAACGCGACTTTGGCGGCCACCGCTACGCGCGCCTAGCCCATGTCGGCGACCGGACAGGTCTCGAGATGCTCCGTACGTTGCAGCAGCATGCGGTGACCCAGGGGATCGAGGTTTACATGGAATGTACCGTGACGCGCCTGCTGAAAGACGGCAACCGGGTGAGCGGGGCGTTCGGCTACCGCCGCAGCACCGGTCAGTTCGTCGTCTTCAAGGCGAAGGCGGTAATCCTGGCCACCGGCGGGGTCGGTAAGCTGTGGAAGTTCACCTCCAACTCCTGGGAGTGTACCGGCAACGGCATCATGCTGGCGCTGGAGGCCGGCGCGGAGCTGATCGACATGGAGTCGTATCAGTTCCACCCGACCGGAATGGTCTGGCCGCCCTCGGTGCGGGGAACCCTGGTGACTGAAGGGGTGCGCGGCGACGGCGGGACACTGCGGAACAATAAGGGCGAGCGCTTCATGTTCCGCTATATTCCGGAGTTCTTCAGGGCCGAGACCGCCGACAACGAGGCTGAGGCCGACGGATGGTACGCCGACAAGAAAAACAACCGACGCACGCCCGATCTGCTGCCGCGCGACGAGGTGGCGCGGGCGATCAACGCCGAGGTCAAGGCGGGACGCGGGAGTCCGCATGGCGGGGTCTTCCTGGATATCGCCTCCCGGCGGCCCGCAGATTATATCATGCGGCGTCTGCCGTCGATGTACCACCAGTTCAAGGAACTGGCCGGTGTGGACATCACGAAAGAGCCGATGGAGGTCGGCCCGACCGCCCATTATATGAACGGGGGGATCCGGGTCGACGCGGACACGACCGCGACGGCCGTACCCGGCTTGTATGCAGCCGGCGAGGTTGCGGGAGGGCTGCATGGCGGTAACCGCCTCGGCGGCAATGCACTGTCCGATCTCCTGGTCTTCGGCCGGCGCGCGGGTCAGCACGCTGCGCTGTACGCGAAGGGCCTCTCCGATGCGCCGACGGTAGAGACGAGCCGGTTGGACGAGTACGCGCGCGACGCCCTGCGGCCGTTTGAGAGCACAGGTGCCGGGAATCCCCATGCCTTTCAGGCGGAGCTGCAAGAGACGATGCAGTCGCTGGTGGGGATCATCCGGACGGAAACAGAGCTGCAAGAGGCGCTGGTACGACTCGGAGCGTACAGGCAGCGGCTGCCGCAGGTGCGCGTCGAGGGCGGCCGTACCTATAACCCCGGCTGGCATACGGCCCTGGACCTGAACGCGCTGCTCACGGTGGCGGAATGCGTGACACGATCGGCGCTGGAACGCAAAGAGAGCCGCGGCGGCCACGCGCGCGAAGACTATCCGTCCACGGATCGACGGTTCGGCTCGGTGAACGTTGTCGTCCGCAAACGTGACGGGGCGATCAGTACGACCCTGGAACCGATCCGCGAGATGCCGGAGGATCTCAAGCAGCTCATTGAGGAGAAGCGGTAA
- a CDS encoding succinate dehydrogenase/fumarate reductase iron-sulfur subunit, giving the protein MPIVTLRLFRSDAGNGDFTEYRVEAEEGMVLLDVIHRLQATQVPDLAVRWNCKAGKCGSCSAEINGWPRLMCMTQMSLFPPGEPITVAPIPTFPMIRDLVSDVSFNYEVAKTIPAFRPRPPDSDGVYRMMQADVERIQEFHKCIECFLCQNVCHVIRDHEANKRYFAGPRFFVRIAALEMHPLDTHSRTEMLRAKAGLGYCNITKCCTEVCPEQIRITDNAIIPLKERVMDDCYDPLFRLFRKFTRRQEDTA; this is encoded by the coding sequence ATGCCGATCGTCACGCTGCGACTCTTTCGAAGCGATGCGGGGAACGGCGATTTTACGGAGTACCGAGTTGAGGCCGAGGAGGGAATGGTCCTCCTCGATGTGATCCACCGACTGCAGGCGACGCAGGTGCCGGATCTGGCGGTTCGGTGGAACTGCAAGGCCGGTAAGTGCGGCTCGTGTAGCGCGGAGATCAACGGCTGGCCACGACTCATGTGCATGACCCAGATGAGCCTGTTTCCTCCTGGCGAACCGATTACGGTCGCCCCGATACCGACCTTCCCGATGATCCGGGACCTGGTGAGTGATGTCTCCTTCAACTACGAGGTCGCCAAGACGATCCCCGCCTTCAGGCCGCGACCGCCAGACTCCGATGGCGTCTATCGGATGATGCAGGCAGATGTCGAGCGGATTCAGGAGTTCCACAAGTGTATCGAGTGCTTCCTCTGCCAGAATGTCTGCCACGTCATCCGCGACCACGAAGCGAACAAACGGTACTTCGCCGGGCCCCGCTTCTTCGTTCGGATTGCGGCGCTGGAGATGCATCCGTTGGACACCCACTCGCGCACTGAGATGCTTCGGGCGAAAGCGGGGCTCGGCTACTGCAACATCACCAAGTGTTGTACCGAGGTCTGCCCGGAGCAGATCCGGATTACCGACAACGCCATCATCCCGTTGAAGGAGCGCGTGATGGACGATTGCTACGATCCCCTCTTCAGGTTGTTCCGTAAGTTCACTCGTAGACAGGAGGACACGGCCTAA